Genomic segment of Umezawaea sp. Da 62-37:
GCGGTGTTCGGCGACGAGTACGCGCTGGTCGTCGAGACCGCTCCGGACGCGGGCATGAAGATCATCCTCAAGATCCCGAAGTACAGCCGCGGCGTCCGCACCAACCTCACGCTGGTGCAGCCCTCCATGGAGGACACCAGCGAGCAGCCGGTCATCCGCGCCTGATCGGCCCTACCAGGTCGCCACGGCGAGCGTCATCACGACCATGACCGCGCACACGCACCACGCGATCCACATCCAGTACAGGCTCATCGGCTTCGGGCCGCCGGCGTTCTGCCGACCCCTGTCATCCCACCACTCGACGTAGCGCTCCAACCAGCGGAGCGGGTTGAACGTCATGGTGACCTCGCGGTAGGTAGCCGGATCCCGATGCTAACCCGCGCGAACCCCCCGGCACCGCACGTAGGGTCGGACCCATGAGCAGCGTGACGGACAAGATCGCGGCGCGTCTTCCGAAGATCGTCGGCGACCGGGGCGAACGCCCGCCGGTCGTCGCCGCCGTGCGGTTGCACGGCGTGATCACCCCGACGCCGACGCCGATGGCCCGCAACTCGATCAGCCTCCAGAACCTGGAGACCGCGCTGACCCGCGCGTTCGACCACGACCGGCTGGTCGCGGTGGCGCTGCTGATCAACTCGCCCGGTGGCGCGCCCACCCAGTCGGCGCTGGTGGCGGAGCGGATCCGCGAGCTGGCGGCGAAGAAGAACGTGCCGGTGCTCGCGTTCTGCGAGGACCTGGCGGCGTCCGGTGGCTACTGGCTGGCCTGCGCCGGTGACGAGATCTACGCGCACGGCACGTCGATGGTCGGCTCGATCGGCGTGGTCAGCGCCGGTTTCGGGCTCAACGGCCTGATCGCGAAGTACGGCGTCGAGCGCCGGGTGTACACGGCGGGCGCGAACAAGGTGCGGCTCGACCCGTTCCAGCCGGAGAAGCCGGAGGACGTCGAGTGGTTGAAGGGCCTGCACCTGCAACTGCACGGCCAGTTCATCGAATGGGTGAGAGAGCGTCGCGGCGGGAAGCTCACCGCGTCGGACGACGACCTGTTCACCGGTGAGGTCTGGACCGGCGTGAAGGCGCTCGAACTGGGGCTGGTCGACGGCATCGGCACCCTCCGCAGCGTGGTCTCGAAGCGGTTCCCGGACGCCGAGATCGCCATCGCCGAACCCAAGAAGAACCTGTTCGCCAGGCTCGGCCTGGCCGGCGCGACCACCCGATCGGGGGACTTCGTGCTCGACGGTCTGGCCGCGCTGGAAGAACGTGCTCGCTGGTCGCGATTCGGATTGTGAGATCAAGGTTCTCCAACGGCCGGGCGGCGGCGTAGACACGACCCCTCGCGGATGGGCAAGATGCGCACACAGTGAGTACCCATGACAACACCGGCCTCCTCGTCCTGGCGGTGGACGACGAGGCGCCCGGTCTCAGCGAGATCA
This window contains:
- a CDS encoding S49 family peptidase, with product MSSVTDKIAARLPKIVGDRGERPPVVAAVRLHGVITPTPTPMARNSISLQNLETALTRAFDHDRLVAVALLINSPGGAPTQSALVAERIRELAAKKNVPVLAFCEDLAASGGYWLACAGDEIYAHGTSMVGSIGVVSAGFGLNGLIAKYGVERRVYTAGANKVRLDPFQPEKPEDVEWLKGLHLQLHGQFIEWVRERRGGKLTASDDDLFTGEVWTGVKALELGLVDGIGTLRSVVSKRFPDAEIAIAEPKKNLFARLGLAGATTRSGDFVLDGLAALEERARWSRFGL